Proteins encoded in a region of the Branchiostoma floridae strain S238N-H82 unplaced genomic scaffold, Bfl_VNyyK Sc7u5tJ_1540, whole genome shotgun sequence genome:
- the LOC118408014 gene encoding complement C1q tumor necrosis factor-related protein 3-like, translating to MDVKALVSLLLVSVVTSEVHEDSCSRQLNNSQNITVLAPAGAKGEQGATGRQGPKGDLGTIGARGVPGKLGPSGPKGEKGHRGERGPVGERGPPGSSPPAPSVVAFSVARTADVSKTSSDTLVTYDIVITNVGGAFNTGTGKFVAVISGVYFFTFTGKTDYKPKFHYKAHLMKNEEIVVSLHENNGNLGQHNSGSNSAVLRLLPGDQVWVRLDGDGRSLVGTKNHEGSRFLTFSGFLIHAD from the exons ATGGACGTCAAAGCGTTGGTGAGCCTTCTGTTGGTGTCTGTTGTGACGTCAGAGGTTCATGAGGACTCCTGTTCCCGCCAGTTGAACAACAGTCAGAACATCACCGTGTTGGCGCCGGCCGGGGCCAAGGGCGAACAGGGAGCCACTGGACGACAAG GACCGAAAGGAGATCTTGGCACCATAGGAGCGAGAGGTGTTCCAGGGAAGCTCGGGCCATCCGGACCGAAAGGGGAGAAAGGCCACAGGGGTGAGCGGGGCCCGGTCGGGGAGAGGGGACCACCCGGTTCCAGCCCGCCCGCTCCGTCTGTCGTGGCCTTCTCGGTGGCGCGAACGGCAGATGTGAGCAAAACGTCGTCTGACACACTTGTCACTTACGACATCGTCATCACCAACGTGGGCGGGGCGTTCAACACGGGGACGGGCAAGTTTGTGGCTGTTATCAGTGGCGTTTACTTCTTCACATTCACGGGCAAGACCGACTATAAGCCTAAATTCCATTACAAAGCCCATCTGATgaagaatgaagaaatcgtgGTGAGTCTGCACGAGAATAATGGAAATCTGGGACAGCACAACTCCGGCAGTAACAGCGCCGTGCTACGCCTGCTCCCAGGGGACCAAGTGTGGGTCAGACTGGATGGGGACGGCCGCAGTCTGGTCGGGACCAAGAACCACGAGGGTAGCAGGTTCCTTACCTTCTCTGGGTTCCTCATTCATGCCGACTAA
- the LOC118408017 gene encoding dedicator of cytokinesis protein 7-like, producing MAMVQKIQVQVRDLVFNLHMILSDTVKMKEFQEDPEMLLDLMYRIAKGYQNSPDLRLTWLQNMAGKHTERGNHAEAAQCLVHSAALVAEYLNMLEDKPYLPIGCVSFQNISSNVLEESAVSDDVVSPDEEGICTGKYFTELGLVGLLEQAAYAFSMAQMYEAQNETYKILIPIHEAERSHKKLATIHGKLQEAFQQIIKQDQAGKRMFGTFFRVGFYGSKFGDLDGEEFVYKEPAITKLPEIAHRLESFYADRFGQDLVEVIKDSSPVDSSRLHPNKAYIQLTYVEPYFDLYEMKDRISYFDKNYNLSQ from the exons ATGGCCATGGTACAAAAaatccaggtacag GTGCGAGACCTGGTGTTTAACCTGCACATGATCCTGTCAGACACAGTGAAGATGAAGGAGTTTCAGGAGGACCCTGAGATGTTACTGGACCTGATGTACAGGATAGCCAAGGG GTACCAGAATTCGCCTGATCTCAGACTAACGTGGCTACAAAACATGGCTGGCAAGCATACAGAG AGAGGAAACCATGCAGAGGCAGCCCAGTGTTTGGTACACTCTGCAGCATTAGTGGCTGAATATCTCAACATGCTGGAGGACAAACCCTACCTGCCCATTGGCTGTGTCTCCTTCCAG AATATCTCGTCCAATGTCCTTGAGGAGAGTGCAGTATCAGATGATGTGGTGTCCCCTGATGAGGAGGGGATCTGTACAGGGAAGTACTTCACAGAGCTGGGGCTGGTGGGGCTGCTGGAacaggctgcctacgccttctCTATG GCTCAAATGTACGAGGCCCAGAATGAGACCTATAAGATCCTGATCCCCATCCACGAAGCTGAGAGGAGCCACAAGAAACTGGCCACCATCCACGGTAAACTACAGGAGGCCTTCCAGCAGATTATCAAACAGGACCAG GCTGGGAAGAGAATGTTCGGCACGTTCTTCCGAGTGGGCTTCTATGGCAGCAAGTTTGGAGACTTGGACGGGGAGGAGTTTGTGTACAAGGAGCCCGCCATCACTAAACTCCCTGAGATCGCACACAGGCTGGAG AGTTTCTATGCAGACAGATTTGGCCAGGATCTGGTGGAGGTGATCAAAGACTCCAGCCCTGTGGACTCCTCCAGACTGCACCCCAACAAGGCGTACATCCAGCTCACCTACGTGGAGCCGTACTTCGACTTGTACGAGATGAAGGACCGCATCTCATACTTCGACAAGAACTACAACCTGAGTCA ATGA
- the LOC118408018 gene encoding solute carrier organic anion transporter family member 1A4-like: protein MVLSGFGPSAFTTIGISYMDDHAPKKTSPLYYADSFRYIYACGSAAAALGYVVSSVLLSFFVDFDRVDTASVTINPYDSRWIGAWWLGFLCVGVPLVIVSFPFFCFPKSLPVPPEEEEEEEGHDKTVKEEPRSTDDPGIIKGIFVQGWSLLTNAVYMTMLCASIFTVALLQGFTLYTPKLVEVNFGLTASAASLYTGAICVPGNIAGVLIGGFVTRKWKLRGLQCMTFVIICSILGTSLGALMWLTPCDSSGVADGVLQSCLSRGCACSDNNPIPVCGADGTTYYSACVAGCQGLQLLNGTAFPVITFVKEDCLRRRYCFECIYAGVSHTLQFMQF from the exons ATGGTTCTGAGCGGATTTGGTCCGAGCGCCTTCACGACTATCGGCATCTCTTACATGGATGACCATGCGCCCAAGAAAACGTCCCCTCTGTATTATG CTGATAGTTTCAGGTATATCTACGCCTGTGGGTCAGCAGCAGCGGCCCTGGGTTATGTGGTCAGCTCCGTCCTCCTGTCCTTCTTTGTGGACTTCGACAGAGTGGACACCGCTTCAGTCACCATCAACCCCTA CGACTCCCGGTGGATCGGCGCCTGGTGGCTGGGGTTCCTGTGTGTGGGCGTGCCGCTAGTTATTGTCTCCTTCCCCTTCTTCTGCTTCCCCAAGTCTCTTCCAGTCCCGCccgaggaggaggaggaggaggagggacaTGACAAGACCGTCAAAGAGGAACCGCGAAGTACTGATGACCCGGGGATTATCAAAG GGATATTCGTGCAAGGATGGAGCCTCCTAACCAACGCAGTCTACATGACGATGCTGTGTGCCAGTATCTTTACTGTAGCCTTACTGCAGGGCTTCACCCTCTACACACCCAAACTGGTGGAGGTTAACTTCGGCCTGACAGCATCGGCAGCAAGTCTCTACACTG GGGCCATCTGCGTCCCCGGTAACATCGCAGGAGTTCTGATCGGAGGTTTTGTCACCAGAAAGTGGAAGCTTCGCGGTCTCCAGTGTATGACGTTTGTCATCATCTGCTCCATCTTGGGAACTTCCCTTGGAGCTCTGATGTGGTTAACTCCGTGTGACTCCTCCGGTGTGGCGGACGGCGTTCTACA GTCGTGCCTTAGTAGAGGTTGCGCATGCTCAGATAACAACCCAATCCCGGTGTGCGGCGCAGATGGCACGACGTACTACTCCGCATGCGTCGCAGGGTGCCAAGGCCTCCAACTACTGAACGGAACAGCATTCCCGGTAATAACCTTTGTGAAGGAAGATTGCCTCCggcggaggtattgttttgagtGTATCTATGCTGGCGTATCACATACATTGCAATTTATGCAGTTTTAA
- the LOC118408020 gene encoding glutamate receptor ionotropic, delta-1-like isoform X1 yields MRFLTHKHTNRNLPHHLHSPTGNCRRYGNAWCIMGYWEIKTAFASPIPLVSDIVFKSSGKSCGITQGHHRSCQTEPAGVKELQIAKSQDEQWREKTGIVVGTSRSPRENRSSCIIVFAMPAVTTVSVCLILLLIGGQASSLPTTTRLPVRISRSSEQGGHSGTSVDTDGDATIDYDDENIKYIRGQVLRAVTKTPAHPFLVLTNKTSGLVYEGYLKDVLSSLARILKFEYEIYESPDGKYGVPDHKGVWNGMVGEVAYGRANLTLAPLTISSLREKVVDFTKPYLHVGTDMMMKTPSEDVDIFSFLMPFEPILWLTILGAVMGIALLLYLTAKARTMVGAGDKSWDNDSAFTSYNSIWFAVWSVLRKGGEPAPRSIPARILAAGLWLFALIVVSTYTANLSAFLTVKRLESHINSIDSLVHHAKVKFGVPRDTFLYSFFESYKDDTGNVYKEAWDRMEADDSYYRNFADGVGKTKRGDYVMLAETPFLEYAVLNDEKCELMLVGAPFMFQGYGLATRRGDPLRKALSIGILRLQETGALSAIKQRWWPEDKCPLYGGLSAVRGRSRITITTFLGVFFILAGMASLALVVTLVQVLFAKSPCGKRRYKKREQSQAVLQSSSSLSDSKTSPPQFDAAIADGD; encoded by the exons ATGCGATTCCTTACACATAAACACACCAACCGCAATTTACCACACCACTTACACAGTCCAACGGGTAATTGTCGGCGTTATGGCAACGCATGGTGTATAATGGGTTACTGGGAGATAAAGACAGCCTTTGCAAGTCCCATTCCCCTGGTATCAGATATTGTCTTCAAAAGCTCCGGCAAATCCTGTGGTATCACGCAAGGTCACCATCGGTCGTGTCAGACAGAGCCTGCAGGTGTTAAAG AACTGCAGATTGCCAAATCTCAAGATGAGCAGTGGAGAGAGAAGACCGGAATAGTTGTAGGCACCAG TCGAAGTCCTCGAGAAAACAGGAGCAGTTGCATtattg TTTTTGCAATGCCTGCAGTAACAACTGTTTCCGTGTGCCTTATCCTTCTCCTTATTGGGGGACAAGCATCGTCATTGCCAA CAACAACACGGCTGCCCGTGAGAATCAGCAGGTCAAGTGAGCAAGGAG gtCACTCTGGTACATCCGTCGACACAGATGGCGATGCAACTATCGACTATG ATGACGAAAATATCAAGTATATCAGAGGACAGGTTTTGCGAGCTGTAACCAAGACACCG GCCCACCCGTTCCTAGTACTGACCAACAAAACCAGTGGTCTTGTGTACGAAGGTTATCTGAAGGACGTGTTGAGCAGTCTGGCCAGGATTCTCAAGTTCGAGTATGAGATCTACGAATCTCCTGACGGCAAATATGGAGTTCCTGACCACAAGGGGGTGTGGAATGGGATGGTGGGAGAGGTGGCCTATGGG CGAGCGAATCTGACGCTCGCACCATTGACGATCAGTTCCTTGCGAGAGAAAGTGGTGGACTTCACCAAGCCTTACCTGCACGTTGGGACTGACATGATGATGAAGACGCCGAGTGAAGACGTGGACATCTTCTCCTTCCTCATGCCGTTCGAGCCGATCCTCTGGCTCACCATCCTGGGCGCTGTGATGGGGATCGCCCTGCTGCTGTACCTCACCGCAAAAGCCAG GACCATGGTGGGTGCCGGTGACAAGTCATGGGATAACGACTCTGCCTTCACCAGTTACAACAGCATATGGTTTGCGGTCTGGTCCGTGTTAAGGAAAG GAGGTGAGCCGGCCCCTCGGTCCATCCCAGCCCGTATCCTGGCGGCGGGCCTGTGGCTGTTCGCCCTGATCGTGGTGTCCACCTACACCGCCAACCTCTCCGCCTTCCTCACGGTCAAGAGACTCGAGAGCCACATCAACTCAATCGACTCTCTGGTCCACCACGCCAAGGTCAAGTTCGGCGTGCCCAGAGACACCTTTCTGTACAGCTTCTTCGAGTCCTATAAAG ACGACACTGGGAACGTCTACAAGGAAGCCTGGGACAGGATGGAGGCGGACGACTCCTACTACAGGAACTTCGCGGATGGTGTCGGGAAG ACGAAGCGGGGTGATTACGTCATGCTGGCGGAGACGCCGTTCCTGGAGTACGCCGTGCTGAACGATGAGAAGTGTGAGCTGATGCTGGTGGGAGCACCATTCATGTTCCAGGGCTACGGGCTGGCCACCAGGCGGGGCGACCCGCTCCGCAAGGCTCTGTCCATCGG TATTCTCCGCCTCCAAGAGACAGGGGCTCTCTCGGCTATCAAGCAGCGCTGGTGGCCGGAGGATAAGTGCCCACTGTACGGGGGATTGTCGGCTGTGCGAGGGAGGAGTCGTATAACAATCACGACATTCTTAG GTGTGTTCTTCATCCTTGCGGGTATGGCTAGTCTGGCGTTGGTCGTGACTTTGGTGCAAGTCCTATTTGCCAAAAGTCCGTGCGGCAAGAGAAGATACAAG AAGAGAGAACAGTCTCAGGCAGTGCTACAATCAAGTTCGTCTCTGTCAGACAGTAAGACGTCCCCTCCTCAGTTCGACGCTGCAATAGCTGATGGAGACTAG
- the LOC118408020 gene encoding glutamate receptor ionotropic, delta-1-like isoform X2 → MPAVTTVSVCLILLLIGGQASSLPTTTRLPVRISRSSEQGGHSGTSVDTDGDATIDYDDENIKYIRGQVLRAVTKTPAHPFLVLTNKTSGLVYEGYLKDVLSSLARILKFEYEIYESPDGKYGVPDHKGVWNGMVGEVAYGRANLTLAPLTISSLREKVVDFTKPYLHVGTDMMMKTPSEDVDIFSFLMPFEPILWLTILGAVMGIALLLYLTAKARTMVGAGDKSWDNDSAFTSYNSIWFAVWSVLRKGGEPAPRSIPARILAAGLWLFALIVVSTYTANLSAFLTVKRLESHINSIDSLVHHAKVKFGVPRDTFLYSFFESYKDDTGNVYKEAWDRMEADDSYYRNFADGVGKTKRGDYVMLAETPFLEYAVLNDEKCELMLVGAPFMFQGYGLATRRGDPLRKALSIGILRLQETGALSAIKQRWWPEDKCPLYGGLSAVRGRSRITITTFLGVFFILAGMASLALVVTLVQVLFAKSPCGKRRYKKREQSQAVLQSSSSLSDSKTSPPQFDAAIADGD, encoded by the exons ATGCCTGCAGTAACAACTGTTTCCGTGTGCCTTATCCTTCTCCTTATTGGGGGACAAGCATCGTCATTGCCAA CAACAACACGGCTGCCCGTGAGAATCAGCAGGTCAAGTGAGCAAGGAG gtCACTCTGGTACATCCGTCGACACAGATGGCGATGCAACTATCGACTATG ATGACGAAAATATCAAGTATATCAGAGGACAGGTTTTGCGAGCTGTAACCAAGACACCG GCCCACCCGTTCCTAGTACTGACCAACAAAACCAGTGGTCTTGTGTACGAAGGTTATCTGAAGGACGTGTTGAGCAGTCTGGCCAGGATTCTCAAGTTCGAGTATGAGATCTACGAATCTCCTGACGGCAAATATGGAGTTCCTGACCACAAGGGGGTGTGGAATGGGATGGTGGGAGAGGTGGCCTATGGG CGAGCGAATCTGACGCTCGCACCATTGACGATCAGTTCCTTGCGAGAGAAAGTGGTGGACTTCACCAAGCCTTACCTGCACGTTGGGACTGACATGATGATGAAGACGCCGAGTGAAGACGTGGACATCTTCTCCTTCCTCATGCCGTTCGAGCCGATCCTCTGGCTCACCATCCTGGGCGCTGTGATGGGGATCGCCCTGCTGCTGTACCTCACCGCAAAAGCCAG GACCATGGTGGGTGCCGGTGACAAGTCATGGGATAACGACTCTGCCTTCACCAGTTACAACAGCATATGGTTTGCGGTCTGGTCCGTGTTAAGGAAAG GAGGTGAGCCGGCCCCTCGGTCCATCCCAGCCCGTATCCTGGCGGCGGGCCTGTGGCTGTTCGCCCTGATCGTGGTGTCCACCTACACCGCCAACCTCTCCGCCTTCCTCACGGTCAAGAGACTCGAGAGCCACATCAACTCAATCGACTCTCTGGTCCACCACGCCAAGGTCAAGTTCGGCGTGCCCAGAGACACCTTTCTGTACAGCTTCTTCGAGTCCTATAAAG ACGACACTGGGAACGTCTACAAGGAAGCCTGGGACAGGATGGAGGCGGACGACTCCTACTACAGGAACTTCGCGGATGGTGTCGGGAAG ACGAAGCGGGGTGATTACGTCATGCTGGCGGAGACGCCGTTCCTGGAGTACGCCGTGCTGAACGATGAGAAGTGTGAGCTGATGCTGGTGGGAGCACCATTCATGTTCCAGGGCTACGGGCTGGCCACCAGGCGGGGCGACCCGCTCCGCAAGGCTCTGTCCATCGG TATTCTCCGCCTCCAAGAGACAGGGGCTCTCTCGGCTATCAAGCAGCGCTGGTGGCCGGAGGATAAGTGCCCACTGTACGGGGGATTGTCGGCTGTGCGAGGGAGGAGTCGTATAACAATCACGACATTCTTAG GTGTGTTCTTCATCCTTGCGGGTATGGCTAGTCTGGCGTTGGTCGTGACTTTGGTGCAAGTCCTATTTGCCAAAAGTCCGTGCGGCAAGAGAAGATACAAG AAGAGAGAACAGTCTCAGGCAGTGCTACAATCAAGTTCGTCTCTGTCAGACAGTAAGACGTCCCCTCCTCAGTTCGACGCTGCAATAGCTGATGGAGACTAG
- the LOC118408019 gene encoding LOW QUALITY PROTEIN: aldo-keto reductase family 1 member B1-like (The sequence of the model RefSeq protein was modified relative to this genomic sequence to represent the inferred CDS: inserted 1 base in 1 codon): MAASTAIKLSNGARLPLLGLGTYWRVPYAYTMGGKLLPLKSEEYKKTAYECTKAAISAGYRHIDTAHAYENEEEVGRAIKDKILDKTVNRREMFITGKLWATXHDPKDVRPAALDSLKRLGLDYLDMYLIHTPWAFKNPGDGTLFPRDREGNLFFDDTDYTITWKAMESLVEDGVVKGIGLSNFNLEQTQRVINKCHIQPAVMQVSILLSSVLLYIDPIPTLDCPVLYPGLGAERPSPTLHYTVPSPASMILNFLSISSIALFHPVLSQPLC; encoded by the exons ATGGCAGCTAGTACAGCTATCAAGCTGTCCAACGGGGCTAGACTGCCTTTGCTGGGACTTGGAACTTATTGGAGG GTTCCATATGCTTACACCATGGGTGGAAAACTGCTGCCACTAAAATCCGAGGAGTACAAG AAAACTGCCTACGAGTGCACCAAGGCAGCCATCAGTGCTGGATACCGCCATATCGACACTGCCCATGCCTATGAGAATGAGGAAGAAGTGGGGAGGGCCATCAAGGACAAGATTCTGGACAAAACTGTGAACAGGCGGGAGATGTTCATCACTGGGAAG CTGTGGGCGA AACATGACCCTAAAGATGTGCGTCCGGCAGCTCTGGACAGTCTGAAGAGGCTTGGGCTGGACTATCTGGACATGTACCTGATCCACACCCCATGGGCCTTCAAG AACCCAGGAGATGGCACCCTTTTCCCCAGGGACAGGGAAGGCAACCTGTTCTTTGATGACACTGACTATACCATCACCTGGAAG GCTATGGAGAGTCTTGTTGAGGATGGTGTTGTGAAGGGCATTGGTCTGTCCAACTTCAACTTGGAGCAGACGCAGCGTGTCATCAACAAGTGTCACATCCAACCGGCTGTCATGCAGGTTAGCATCCTTCTGTCTTCTGTGCTATTATACATAGATCCTATCCCCACACTGGACTGTCCTGTCCTGTaccctggccttggtgctgaaagaccTTCCCCCACACTGCACTATACTGTACCCTCCCCAGCCTCAATGATTCTCAATTTCCTGTCAATTTCTTCCATCGCTCTTTTCCATCCTGTACTCTCCCAGCCTTTGTGCTGA